ATGCGTTGTTATCCGGCAATATGGTGTTTAGGCAGTCAGCTAGCACGGCCACCAATGTGGCGTTGGAAGGCATTGCGCAGAATGTGGCTAAAAGTATCACCTTGGCCGCGAGCATTAACCATCAGCCTGCGCAAGGCTATTACGCCAGTTGCAGTCAATTTGACGTGCAACCCAATGCGCTGGTGTGTGACGGTAGTCGTTTAACCACCATGACCTGGAGCGATGCCAACAGTCGACTTGCCCCCACCCAGACCGATGGCAATGATGAAATTCGAAATGGGATTGATCGTCAGGGCAACGAAATCCGGTATGTGGTCGAGCGCATGTGCAGCTACACGGATGCTGAAATCAATGCAGGCAATGCCATTAGCGACGCATCGCGCTGCATGATGGCCAGTTCACCAAGTAACGGTGAAAACTGCTCACACAACGTCAACAATCTCGAGTTGTTCAAGCAATGTATCGCCAGCGCAGATTCTCCTTTGTATCGTATTACGTTGCGCATTGCCGGGCCGAAAAATACGATCACTTTTATGCAATCTTTTGTCTCCAACTAAATAGGTGGAAAAATGACAAGCCAATCTTGGACTAAAAAGCTGTTATGGATGGGGTTATTGTTGCCTGGGTTGTTGCAGGCAGAATTTTTGGATTTGGCCACTTTGCCGTTGCAGACCTCCGGCACTTCAGATGTCAAACCAAACTTGATGTTTGTGCTGGATAACTCAGGCAGTATGGCTTGGGATTTTGCGCCAGACTGGGCAAACTCCTCCTCAGACTGGTTGTTTAGCAATGCTGACTACAACACGCAATATTACAACCCGGAGGTGCAGTACAGCCCGCCGCTGACCTCAACCGGGGCCAGCATGGCCAATCAAACCAATTTTGCGGCAGTGGCCAATGAGGTGAATGATCAAGGCGCCACCAAAAATGGCACCACCGATTTGCGGTCAGTAGCAGCCTATTATGCGTATATTCCTGGGGAGTATTGCTCCACGCCCGCTTTAACGAGTTGTGTAATCGCAAAAACTGAAAGCGCAGCCTATCCTTATCCAGCCCCTATCCGCTGGTGTAACTCCAATACTGCGGCCAACAGACGCAATCTTTCTACCAATGCGTCTTGGCGCTGTCAGAAAATCCGTAATGCCAGCACTACGGTGAATGATACGGGTAACACCTACACAAATTTGCGTCGACCGTTTGCGACGTACACCTTAACTTTTAATAAAACGAGCAATAATGCGCAGGTGCAAAGTATCAAAATCAATAATATGGAGATTTTGTCAGCCCCCGTATCGGCTGGTTCTTTTGATAATAGTAATAACCTCACCAGTGCGGTGCGTAGCGCGATTTGCCGATCCAGCACGATGTCGGGCAATTGTACCCTTGGCGGGAATACGGTGCCTTCTCCGGGCAGTAATACATTAACTATTACCACACCTGCGGGGGAGCCAATTAATGCGACCTCGCCTATTCAGGTGACCATGACAGGGGGCAATTTTAGCGCGCAGTTGAATACCAACACGACTAGCGATATCCCCGGTAGTCTGGTTTATGTGCGCATTGCGAGTGACGTACCGTATGTTGCACCCGGTAAATCGGTAAAAGCTGTGGATAGAGCCGATTGTATCAGTGTAAGCGCTTGCACCTACACCGAAGAAATGACTAACTTTGCCAATTGGTGGGCCTACTATCGTACTCGGATTCAATCGATGAAAACGGCTGCCAGCCAAGCGTTCAAGGCCTTGGATGCGCGTTATCGGGTCGGACTGGTAACGATCAACAATCCAGGATCCAACTATCTGGCTATCGCACCCTATAATGCTAGCCAAAAGCAGTCTTGGTATCAAAAGTTATTTGCGGTGTCACCGAGTGGTGGCACACCGTTGCGCACGGCACTGTCTAGCGTTGGGCGCCACTTTGCCGGTAAAAAAACATTGGGCAATGATGACCCAATGCAATATGCCTGTCAGTCTAATTTTACCTTGCTCACCACCGATGGCTATTGGAACGATTCCAGCGCTCCCACGCGCATTGATGGCACAGCGATCGGCAACCAGGATAGTGGGAGCACACTGCCGCCACAGTTTGACAGCAGTAATAAATCCAACACGCTCGCGGACACCGCTAAGTATTTTTACGATACAGACATGCGTGACAGCACATTTTCAAATTGCACAGGTACTTTGGGGTCCTCTGTCTGCGGCACAGCCAATGATTACCCTAAACAAAACATGGTCACCATGACCTTGGGCTTGGGCATTGATGGTACCTTGGTCTATACCGATGATTATAAAAATCAGATGGCTGGCGATTACAAAGCGCTCAATTCCAATCCAATGCAAAAAAACTGGCCTGATCCAACTGCGAATGAGGATGGCACGCGCATTGATGACTTATGGCATGCAGCAGTGAATGCAGGTGGCACGTATTACAGCGCGAGCAACCCTAAACTGTTGCGAGAGTCTTTAGCCAAAGGCTTGTCTGAAATCAAATCGATTCAGGGCGCAAGTGCGGCTGCGGCGGCCAGCAGTCTGGCACCGACCAATGGTGATAACTTTCAGTATGTTGCCAGTTATCAATCGGTAAAATGGACCGGCAACCTCGAAGCGCGTACCGTCAATACCACTTCATTGCAAACCTCAGAGTCTGCAGTGTGGTGCGTTGAAAATGTGGCTGCCGATGCTTGTACCACCCCCGCAACTTCTTACACCGGCCCAGATGGTAATTTGTATTGCAAAACGACCAATTCGGATCAATCAGGCTGCGATGGTGCCAGAGGCGCGTTGGGGGCTGCTTTAAATTTTAGTGAGCCGACCTCTTGCTATGTGCAGATTGCAAGCAGCTGCACCGGTAAGTTAAGAAGCCAGCTAAGCTCTGGCAGAAATATATTCTTCAATAGCAACAATGCGCTGGTGTCTTTCGATGCGGGCAATTTGCCAACACAACATGTCACAGCGCTGACAAACGGATATCTGGCCCTCAGTCAAATGCAGGGCTTGCCAGCATCTGACAAAAGAATTACCGACGCGGCAAAGGTCAACAAACTGGTTGATTACCTGAGAGGCAACAAAACTTATGAAGATAGTAGTTTAAATAGCCAGTCTGACAACAGGTTGTTCCGAGAGCGTCAGTCAGTGTTGGGCGACATTTCGCAGTCACGGCCAGCCTACTTTAAAACCTCGAACGCGGGCTATCTGGATGCGAACTATAAAGTTTATAAGGCTTCTACAGCTAACCGCACCCCAGCCGTGTATGTCGGTGCCAATGATGGCATGTTGCACGCATTTAATGCGACCAACGGCAATGAGATGTGGGCGTTTATCCCTACGCCGGTGATCGCAAACCTGGCGAACTTGGCCGATAAAGAATATGGCTCCAATTATCACACCAACTATGTCAATGGTAGCCCAGTGGTCGCGGATGTGTGTATCTCTGGGTGTACCGGCAGCAATGCGGTATGGCGGACGATATTGGTGTCTGGTTTGAATGGCGGCGGTCGTGGTTACTTTGCGCTTGACGTGACAACGCCGACCTCCCCCGTATTGTTGTGGGAATTTTATGCACAACCTTCTGGCACCAATAGCAACTTGGGGTATACCTTTGGCAACCCGGTGGTGACTAAAATGCAAGATGGTCGCTGGGTGGTGGTGGTGACATCCGGTTATAACAACGGTAGCTATGCCCGCAAATTGAATGATGGTACGTTTGTGAACAATAGCCCGAGCGGCGATGGTGGCGGCTATTTATATGTATTAGATGCCAATAGCGGAGCATTATTGAAAACGCTCTCGACCGGGGAGGGCAGTGCCGGTAATCCGAGTGGTCTGGCCAAAATATCCGGCTATGCTGATCAAATGTTTGAAAATAACACAGCATTAAATGTCTATGGCGGCGACCTGAATGGCAATATTTGGCGCTTTAATATCAACACCAATGCAGTGACTAAAATCGCAACCTTGCGGGATGGCAGCAGTAACCCACAAAAAGTGACTACGCAACCAGAGTTGGGCAAAGTGGATAGAAATGTGGTTGTCATGGTGGGCACGGGTAAATTTCTCGAGCCGGCAGATTTAACTAATATGCCACTCAATTCGGCTTACACCTTTA
This Methylophilus medardicus DNA region includes the following protein-coding sequences:
- a CDS encoding pilus assembly PilX family protein, which gives rise to MPYSPLHAASTPKPLLRQTGIVLFFALLALAVMSIAGVALIRSVDTNALLSGNMVFRQSASTATNVALEGIAQNVAKSITLAASINHQPAQGYYASCSQFDVQPNALVCDGSRLTTMTWSDANSRLAPTQTDGNDEIRNGIDRQGNEIRYVVERMCSYTDAEINAGNAISDASRCMMASSPSNGENCSHNVNNLELFKQCIASADSPLYRITLRIAGPKNTITFMQSFVSN
- a CDS encoding pilus assembly protein, which translates into the protein MTSQSWTKKLLWMGLLLPGLLQAEFLDLATLPLQTSGTSDVKPNLMFVLDNSGSMAWDFAPDWANSSSDWLFSNADYNTQYYNPEVQYSPPLTSTGASMANQTNFAAVANEVNDQGATKNGTTDLRSVAAYYAYIPGEYCSTPALTSCVIAKTESAAYPYPAPIRWCNSNTAANRRNLSTNASWRCQKIRNASTTVNDTGNTYTNLRRPFATYTLTFNKTSNNAQVQSIKINNMEILSAPVSAGSFDNSNNLTSAVRSAICRSSTMSGNCTLGGNTVPSPGSNTLTITTPAGEPINATSPIQVTMTGGNFSAQLNTNTTSDIPGSLVYVRIASDVPYVAPGKSVKAVDRADCISVSACTYTEEMTNFANWWAYYRTRIQSMKTAASQAFKALDARYRVGLVTINNPGSNYLAIAPYNASQKQSWYQKLFAVSPSGGTPLRTALSSVGRHFAGKKTLGNDDPMQYACQSNFTLLTTDGYWNDSSAPTRIDGTAIGNQDSGSTLPPQFDSSNKSNTLADTAKYFYDTDMRDSTFSNCTGTLGSSVCGTANDYPKQNMVTMTLGLGIDGTLVYTDDYKNQMAGDYKALNSNPMQKNWPDPTANEDGTRIDDLWHAAVNAGGTYYSASNPKLLRESLAKGLSEIKSIQGASAAAAASSLAPTNGDNFQYVASYQSVKWTGNLEARTVNTTSLQTSESAVWCVENVAADACTTPATSYTGPDGNLYCKTTNSDQSGCDGARGALGAALNFSEPTSCYVQIASSCTGKLRSQLSSGRNIFFNSNNALVSFDAGNLPTQHVTALTNGYLALSQMQGLPASDKRITDAAKVNKLVDYLRGNKTYEDSSLNSQSDNRLFRERQSVLGDISQSRPAYFKTSNAGYLDANYKVYKASTANRTPAVYVGANDGMLHAFNATNGNEMWAFIPTPVIANLANLADKEYGSNYHTNYVNGSPVVADVCISGCTGSNAVWRTILVSGLNGGGRGYFALDVTTPTSPVLLWEFYAQPSGTNSNLGYTFGNPVVTKMQDGRWVVVVTSGYNNGSYARKLNDGTFVNNSPSGDGGGYLYVLDANSGALLKTLSTGEGSAGNPSGLAKISGYADQMFENNTALNVYGGDLNGNIWRFNINTNAVTKIATLRDGSSNPQKVTTQPELGKVDRNVVVMVGTGKFLEPADLTNMPLNSAYTFKDNGQTTAIGRSQLVLQTISGDRRVTSSATVNFDTGYGWVLDFPAGERVNLDPMLLNGALMMPTMVPSSEACSGAGYGWFNFFNYKKGGSLLTSGIVSERMTTPAVGYNIVYDGNGVPHVVVTGSNDPTPQQLSLDDQIFGLSGSVKSTEIFKQKTNGSYGTKQSWHELIQ